The sequence GCGGTCTAATAAAGTCGCATTTAGGGTAACTTGCGCAACCTAAGAATGGGCCAGACTTACTATTGCGGATCACTAATTCTGAACCACACTGCGGGCATATCTCGTATTCTTTTTCGAGGGCGTGTTTGTTCGCCGAGAAAAGCGAATGGTCGATTTTACTCATGGTGATCCTAAAGGGTTAGTGAATTTTCGCCTAATATACCCAAACCACTTAAAGATACAAGTAATGGTGTGCTTATCCGTTTAAGTAACCTGAGTAATTTACTAAAGGTAATTATTAATGAAGAAGCTCGCTGGGTTCATCAAAAATTAAATCCTCCATTTGTTCATATGCCTTTTCTGAACCGGGGACATTAAATAACACCATAAGCACAATCCATTTTAAGTCCTCTAAACTTATGTTTAATTTATCAAGTGCGGCTAAGCGATCCATTACCATTTCGCGAGTCACACTATTAATAACCCCTATTTGCTCAATGAACATTAAAAAACTGCGGCATTCAACACTCAGCCTTTGGCATTCGCTTTCAGTAAATATACGCATTGCGTGTTGAGGATTCGCTATAAGATAGGGAGATTCATCGTTGTGTTGTAAATCGGCTAATTGCTCTAGCCAGTCGAGCGCTTTGAATATTTCTGGCTTATTAAAGCCCGCACGTAATAACTCATCGGTTAGCTCATTTTGCTCTGCAAAAATATCCGCTTCACTATGAATGTAATTTTCAAAAAGATACATAAGAATATCAAACATATTACTTCCCTGCGCTTAACTTAATATAACCGTCTAACACTCGCTCTATCTGATCGTCTAACTCTAAGTCGAGCAACCTAGCGAGTACTTTATCTATTGGCCACTGCGCACGACGCACAATATCGTCTACGCTAGTTACTTCAAACCCTATACTATTTAAAACTTCGCATTGAGAATAAACTTGAATAGACTGCTCTTTAGTATATATATCTTCTTGATAAGTGAAACTCACTTCATCAAGAATATCGGTTACATTTTCTACCAATTTAGCACCTTGCTTTATTAAAAAGTGGCTAGCCTGCGCTAACGGATTCTTAATTGATCCAGGTACAGCAAACACCTCCTTATTTTGCTCTAACGCATAACGAACTGTTATTAGTGAACCGCTTTTAATTTCAGCCTCAACAATAAGCACACCTAACGCGAGCCCAGATATAATACGATTACGACGTGGAAAATTATGTGCATGAGCTGCTGTGCCTGGTAAAAATTCACTCACCAATAGGCCGCTTTCTAAAACTTGGTCTGTTAATAGTTTATGACGCTTAGGATAGTAAATATCAACTCCAGTACCGAGCACTGCGATGGTTTTACCAGTACCTGCAAGCGAGCCTTTATGTGCAGCGCCATCTATACCTCTGGCCATACCTGAAGTAACCGTAATACCCGCTAGAGTTAACTCGTATGCAAACTCTGATGCTATTTCAAGCCCGGTAGGTGTGGCATTACGACTCCCTACAATTGCAATTTGTGGAGTAGATAATAACGAGACATCCCCCCTACAAAAGAGTAATAAAGGAGCACTTGCTATCTGCCGGAGATCTTCAGGATAAAGCGCGTCAAAAATACACACTGCAATGATATGATGCTGTGCAATTAATTGCTCATAATGACTTACTTGCTGCCAATTAGTATTAAGTAAGTTACTAGCTTGATTATTAGTTAATCCAAGCTGCAAAAGCTGATCATGAGATAAGTCGAATAACGACTCAAGGGAATGATTTGTAGATAATGCTAAAAGAGTTTTTATACCTAACCCTTTACACATATAAAAGGCAAGCCAGTGGGCTAGCTTGCCAGATGACTGATCCATGCTCTCTCCTAGAGCACCGACTCGCTACTTCTTAATGAATAACTGCAAAATCTCCAACGCGAATTGGGTGCTGGTTTTTAGTAATTAATGCATAGCTAACTTTGTCATACACTTTAAATACTATTAACTCGCCAACTTTTTCTTTTGGCATAGACCACACAGTGCTATTTTCGTCTGGCTCTAACCCTAAAAGCTCACTCGTACTTGATATAAGCCTTTCTAACTTACTTGAATCCTCTGGGTAACGAGGGCCTCGTTGCCCATCAATTACACCAGGCGATTGGCGCTCAATATCTAACACATGACCTGGTTCAATTTGTTGTTCTGCCCCTAAGTTTAGCACCACAATATCCATTGTGCTGAATTCTCTAACATGATTAGCAGAGGCTATCACTTTTCCCTCTAAAGGCTGTTTAGGTCTATGCATATTAAAATATGCGGGTAACGTTTGTCCCTGCATAGCAGGTAATAAAAAA comes from Pseudoalteromonas aliena SW19 and encodes:
- a CDS encoding DUF494 family protein, producing MFDILMYLFENYIHSEADIFAEQNELTDELLRAGFNKPEIFKALDWLEQLADLQHNDESPYLIANPQHAMRIFTESECQRLSVECRSFLMFIEQIGVINSVTREMVMDRLAALDKLNISLEDLKWIVLMVLFNVPGSEKAYEQMEDLIFDEPSELLH
- the dprA gene encoding DNA-processing protein DprA; protein product: MDQSSGKLAHWLAFYMCKGLGIKTLLALSTNHSLESLFDLSHDQLLQLGLTNNQASNLLNTNWQQVSHYEQLIAQHHIIAVCIFDALYPEDLRQIASAPLLLFCRGDVSLLSTPQIAIVGSRNATPTGLEIASEFAYELTLAGITVTSGMARGIDGAAHKGSLAGTGKTIAVLGTGVDIYYPKRHKLLTDQVLESGLLVSEFLPGTAAHAHNFPRRNRIISGLALGVLIVEAEIKSGSLITVRYALEQNKEVFAVPGSIKNPLAQASHFLIKQGAKLVENVTDILDEVSFTYQEDIYTKEQSIQVYSQCEVLNSIGFEVTSVDDIVRRAQWPIDKVLARLLDLELDDQIERVLDGYIKLSAGK